Part of the Candidatus Binataceae bacterium genome, CGGGACTTTGAGAGGAACGAAAGAACCGGCCTGCGATCTTCTTCGGCGCGAAGCATTTTGATCCCTTCGCGCCCCTTCTTTTTCGCGCGGGCTCGGAATGCCCGAGGTAGCGTTTTGCCCCCCTTTGCGCGCCGAAGGCGCCGAGCCCGTGCGTTTTATTTTTTTGAGTGTGGCCGAGCAACGAACCGCGCAATCCGCAGCGACATCCATCGATTCCAGGCTTCAACCACGACTTGGAGTTCAAGAGTGAAGGCCCGCCGCATCCAACGGCTGCGATCCGAAACCCGACAGGTTTGACGCTGAGGCAAGACCGTACGATCTTAGGGGAACTTCAAGTGCGTGACGGGTCAGCTGGGCTCGGTCGCAACGGAGGAGGTCTATGCCGGAAGAATCGGCATTTCTGTCACGAACGCGTACCTGGGATGCCTTCTATACCGAGGCCAAGGTCGCCGAATTTCGTCGCCGCATTTATCTGGAAGCTTTCGGTGAGGAGTATCCGGCAGACGCAGCGACCGACGGTTACATAACGCGCAGCGAACTTCGCGAGATGGTGGAGGCGTTGCACGTTGGCCAAGGCGAGAGAATCGCCGATCTCGGATGTGGTCGCGGCGGACCCGGCCAATGGATTGCGGCGGCCACGGGTGCGGCTCTCGTAGGCGTCGATTTTTCTGCCGTCGCGCTGGAACAGGCACGAGCGCGTGCCCGGTCGCGCAACGTGACCGGCTGCTCGTACCAGAGCGGGAGCTTTCAGGCGACCGGTCTCGACAGCTTAAGCGTCGACGGCGCGATCAGCATCGATGTGATATGGGCAATACCTGATAAGCCGGCTGGCTTTGCCGAGACCGCCCGAGTCCTGAAACCTGGCGCCAGGTTTGTCTTCACCGACTGGGAACGTGACCTGTCTCCGCCCGGCTATCCTGCTCCGGTTAACGACCATCGGCCGCTACTTCGGGACGCGGGTTTCGAAATTGAACGCCACAAACTGTGGCCCCATGCGGACTCTCTGCGCCGCACATTCTACGAGAGAATGCTGGCGCGCCAAGGGGAACTGATGAGCGGGCTGGAGGAAAAGACCGCCGAGTCGAATTTACGTGAAGCCCGCGCCTGGCTGGGGTTGCTTGACGGAGTCGACTACCTGCAGCACAGCCGACGAGTGCTGGTTGCAGCACGCAAACCGGCATGAATCGAGACTTGCTTCGCGAGGTCACAGTTTCCGGTAGATGATGGTTTCGTTGGCGCAAGACCTCGAGCGGGTTTAGCAGTTGAGTTTTGCGTGCACGCTGGCCCACTCGCGCTAACGCACACCACGCTCGGCCCGGTGTCGAATTGCCGCTCTCTGTGAGAAGTTTGGCCAAACGCACCCCCCGCGCGCCATCCAAGGCACGAAGAGAGACTCAAGAACGTATTGCGACATGGAGGGCCGCGGCAGAATTAACCGGTCACGGAGATCTCAAGGTCAAAAATTACCCTCGTAGGCGTAGCGCGAATTGCTAGCCTTCAAATTTGGAGGAGGAGTGACACCACGTATCGACGGCCGAGGCGAATCGGCACCCAGTTCCAAACAGGAGTTTTTTTGGAAACCTTAGGCCACTCCGTAAATCTGCGACTTTGAGATCACGCGAGAAACGAGAGGACGAAACGGGGGACGGCAAAGAAGCATCACGCGAGCAACGCGCTGTCCCCTCCCGCGATCCGCGCGCAGGAACCGCGCTACCAACGTCCGATCTGCTGACCACTGGAGAGGTAGCGAACTTTCTGAGAGTTAATCGCTCGACCATTTGCAGGTTGGCAGGGCGCGGAGAACTTCCGGCGTTCAGGATTGGGAGTGACTGGCGCTTCAGCCGCGAGAGAATTGAGGCGTGGTTAAAATCCCGCAACCGCGCACCCGAAGACTGATTCCACGTATTCGGCTCATTGAAGTCGGGGTGATTCGAGGGTGCCCGCTCTGGAATCCTGCCGGCCGGAAGCAAGCGAAGTGACACTGGTTGTGTGTATTGCTCCAGCCGTCGGCGTTGCGTGCTGTCCGCATGATGTCGGGCGGCAGTGGTGCTACATAGTCGAGCCCCCTCGAAGAACCGCTTGTCGCGATGGATCAGGTCGGAGGGACCCATCCGGTTCAAGACGCACTAACCGAGTTGGTTAATCTGCTAATTCAAACCTCGGAAAGCGTTGGGCATGTATAGGCCCTTGGCGAGCGGGGCTGTTTCGAGTTAAGAGAAAGCGGTCAGGAGGGGTTGGACGTAGCCTCGAAGGTCGATAGGTCTGCTGCCTTGTTTCTCCTGCCGAGAATTCAGTTAGGAAGCAAAAAGTAAAATGGAAATCATGACAGTCAAGGAACTGGCGGCTTACCTCAGGGTCGGGCCGAACACGATCTACCGAATGGTAAAACGCCGGCAGTTGCCAGTGTTCTTTGTCGGTGGTGGCCAGCGATTTGAGCGCACCGCCGTCGACCAGTGGATCTCGAGTCAGGTGAACGAAACCACCCGCAGGGAAGGCTAACATCGATCGCACGGAAGGTGCGCAAGCCTTAAAGAAGGGCGAAGCGTCCACCCCAGAGTAGAGTGGCGCCCAGGCTTGAGCGAGTGCGAGAGGAATCAGGCTCGCCACCACGACCGCTTCCTCCAAGGCGCCAGATCCGTCTCAGAGAAACACGCTGAGCCAGGATCTGCATGACCCGATCCCTTGCTCCGAACCCCGTCCGCGACACAGACTCAGTTGAAGACTCGTCTCGGTGCGGCGCTATGTACTCGTTCAGCGTGTTTCCTTCTGTGGCGCGACGCTAAATCGTGAGACCATTTCAAAGAAACGCGGGTTCGATGCTCGTTCGTCTTTCCCGACCTGAACATCGCGGCCCCGGCGGTCCATGATTGGGACGTGGCCGCAGTCTGTTCCCTGTCGGTGATGGGCAATGGCGACGAGCAGGCGCACTGCAGCGCGCACGACTTGCACTTGTGACCGCCGACCAATCAGTTAGAAGACTTCACGTGTCGCTAAGGATTGGGGGCAAGTGACGACCGCATTCTGCGCGTCGTGCGCACTTCATCGCTCGCTGATGATTGCGAGGCGGGTGCGCGAGGTACGCACAGTCACGAATCGATCTTCCGCCTAGCGTTCGGGCTCAGGAGAATCCTGAGTGCAGTAAGGCGAGGCGCCGCCCACAGGCTCGATTACAACCTCTGGGGCGGAGTAGATGCCGAATCGTTCGCGCGCCCACGTTATGACGCACGCAGCATCTGCATCCATGGTCCAGGGCGTGTGCAACGCGGCTCCGGGGGGCAGACCGGAAGGCGCTTCGCTGGTCCCGAATTCAACTGTCCAACATCTGGCCCGATAGCTTCTGGTTAGCTTCATTTATTCTCGACACCTAAGGAAAGGCGGTGTTACCGCCAGGAAGACAAGTTTTAGTAAGAATCGCCCGAGCAGTGCGAGTGCCTAGAGAGGCACGGGCACACTTAGAATGGTCAGAAATCCCCGGCGCCGCGGTTTACGTGGATTTTCTTAGCCAACGAGAGACGAGTCGGCGCGGGCGCCGAATCCGGCGACCTTCGGCGGGGGGATCTGAAGTCCAAACGACTTGACCGCTAGAACTCACGGCGTAACGCTGACGTCGGTAAACTCCTGAGATTCGTTAAAAGTTGCTGTGTCCTCCAAACGTTGCTGAGATCGTGTAGAGGTAGCGTGACGTGCAGCTCACGATTGGAGGAATACCGGTGCGAGGGCTCGAGATAGATGGGCGCACGGGCTGCGCGCATTACCGCAGCGAACTCGACATCATCGCGGTGAAATTCAACTGCTGCCGCACATATTATTGCTGCTTCTACTGTCATGAACTGGAAGCAGGCCATTCCGCTCGGATTTGGCCTAAGGCTGAATTCGAAGAGAAAGCAGTGCTGTGCGGCGCGTGCGGGGCTGAGCTGAGCATCGGTCAGTACCTGAATTGCCAGGCGGTTTGTCCGGCGTGTGGCGCGAGCTTCAATCCGCGCTGCGAGCTGCATTACAACTTGTACTTTGAGATACCCGCGCTGGCTCGCTAGAGCGCTGAGGCCGGTCTTTTTTTGAGCGACGATTGTGACGGGAGCCAAGCGGAAAAAACGCGCCTAGAAATCAACCTGAGTTGACCGCCACCTCCGTATCCAGTGCCGGTCCCTGACGTTGTCCTGAGGATGGTCGTCTCGCCGGAGGTGATCCGCGTCTAACGCGTTTATTTACCCGCGAGCATGAATATGGCCACAACAGCTATGTTGGCGAAGGTCATGCGAAGCAGTAATTGCGGACTTGCGGAACCATCTTACTTCGATATCTCAAAGAGGTGTGCGCCGGTGAGGAGATCGTGGTGCGCGATCGTCAACTACCGTTCGCCAAGATCATTCCACTTGCGAATGCCGGCCAGGTTGAGGATTTGA contains:
- a CDS encoding class I SAM-dependent methyltransferase translates to MPEESAFLSRTRTWDAFYTEAKVAEFRRRIYLEAFGEEYPADAATDGYITRSELREMVEALHVGQGERIADLGCGRGGPGQWIAAATGAALVGVDFSAVALEQARARARSRNVTGCSYQSGSFQATGLDSLSVDGAISIDVIWAIPDKPAGFAETARVLKPGARFVFTDWERDLSPPGYPAPVNDHRPLLRDAGFEIERHKLWPHADSLRRTFYERMLARQGELMSGLEEKTAESNLREARAWLGLLDGVDYLQHSRRVLVAARKPA
- a CDS encoding helix-turn-helix domain-containing protein codes for the protein MEIMTVKELAAYLRVGPNTIYRMVKRRQLPVFFVGGGQRFERTAVDQWISSQVNETTRREG
- a CDS encoding CHY zinc finger protein → MQLTIGGIPVRGLEIDGRTGCAHYRSELDIIAVKFNCCRTYYCCFYCHELEAGHSARIWPKAEFEEKAVLCGACGAELSIGQYLNCQAVCPACGASFNPRCELHYNLYFEIPALAR